In the genome of Sulfuricurvum sp., one region contains:
- the trpB gene encoding tryptophan synthase subunit beta, which translates to MYIPKPSKFDPVDGHFGIFGGRYVPETLMPALLELEEAYKEIRFDETFWSEVDGYLTDYVGRPSPLYYATNLSEELGAKIYLKREDLNHTGAHKVNNVIAQGLMAKRLGKKKVIAETGAGQHGVATATIAALLGLECEIFMGAKDVARQELNVFRMKLLGAKVHAVESGSKTLKDAMNDAIRHWVTHARDTFYIIGTVAGPHPYPMMVRDFQAIIGCEARAQILEKEKRLPDYVIACIGGGSNAIGTFQHFLEDKEVRCIGIEAGGLGVDTDKHGCSLLKGRPGVLHGQMSYLLQDEDGQILEAHSISAGLDYPGIGPEHAFHKDNDNVTYDNITDQEALDAFVWLSRAEGIIPAFETAHAVAYLKKMGDIKDKLIIVNLSGRGDKDMMQAKQILNFDN; encoded by the coding sequence ATGTACATCCCTAAACCCTCTAAATTCGACCCTGTTGACGGGCATTTCGGAATTTTCGGCGGACGCTATGTTCCGGAAACATTGATGCCGGCTCTGTTGGAGCTCGAAGAGGCTTACAAAGAGATCCGTTTTGACGAAACATTTTGGAGCGAGGTAGACGGATATCTCACCGATTACGTCGGCCGTCCGAGCCCCTTGTACTACGCGACCAACCTTTCAGAGGAACTCGGTGCTAAAATCTATCTCAAACGTGAAGATCTAAACCATACCGGTGCGCACAAAGTCAACAACGTTATTGCACAAGGGCTTATGGCTAAACGTTTAGGCAAAAAGAAAGTCATAGCTGAAACGGGTGCCGGACAACACGGTGTCGCTACTGCGACCATTGCTGCCTTGCTCGGATTGGAATGTGAAATTTTCATGGGAGCGAAAGACGTAGCCCGACAAGAACTCAATGTCTTTCGGATGAAACTCCTCGGAGCGAAAGTCCACGCCGTTGAAAGCGGAAGTAAAACACTCAAAGATGCCATGAACGATGCGATCCGCCACTGGGTCACCCATGCGCGCGATACATTCTACATTATCGGTACCGTTGCCGGCCCACACCCGTATCCGATGATGGTACGTGACTTTCAGGCAATCATCGGATGCGAAGCACGCGCCCAGATCCTTGAAAAAGAGAAACGTCTTCCCGATTACGTCATCGCCTGTATCGGCGGAGGCTCCAATGCCATTGGGACGTTCCAACATTTCCTCGAAGACAAAGAGGTTCGCTGTATCGGGATCGAAGCGGGAGGATTGGGAGTCGATACCGACAAACACGGCTGTTCTCTTCTCAAAGGGCGTCCCGGTGTATTGCACGGACAAATGAGTTACCTTCTCCAAGACGAAGACGGTCAGATTCTTGAAGCCCACTCCATTTCTGCCGGACTCGATTATCCGGGTATCGGGCCGGAACATGCGTTCCACAAAGACAATGATAATGTCACTTATGACAACATCACCGACCAAGAAGCGCTCGATGCCTTTGTATGGCTTAGTCGGGCCGAGGGAATCATCCCGGCATTTGAAACGGCTCATGCCGTTGCATACCTGAAAAAAATGGGTGATATCAAAGACAAACTCATCATTGTCAACCTCTCAGGTCGAGGTGACAAAGATATGATGCAGGCAAAACAAATTTTAAATTTCGATAATTAA
- a CDS encoding site-2 protease family protein, which translates to MNSINLLEIPAAIIALLIAIIGHEIMHGWVAYKYGDTTAKNSGRLSINPLIHIDPFGSILVPLMTYFIPLLLGASSGFLFGWAKPVPVNLLTVIRNGGYNAAMQVSLAGIVYNLFLATLMSIVLLSLAQPTEADGIGYLFFYLLVMKLMLINVILAVFNLLPIPSFDGAHFISYLALKYNIRAVAEFFAKAEPYGMIVIIIILVTPLKIPLVMWPIEALLHLLLN; encoded by the coding sequence ATGAACTCTATTAATCTGCTCGAAATTCCCGCCGCTATTATCGCATTGCTCATTGCCATCATCGGCCATGAGATCATGCACGGCTGGGTCGCTTACAAATACGGAGACACGACTGCAAAAAACAGCGGACGTCTCAGTATCAACCCCCTCATCCATATTGACCCTTTCGGATCTATCCTTGTTCCTTTAATGACGTATTTCATCCCATTACTTTTAGGTGCTTCAAGCGGTTTTTTATTCGGGTGGGCGAAGCCTGTTCCGGTCAATCTTCTGACCGTCATCCGAAACGGCGGATATAACGCGGCTATGCAGGTGAGTCTGGCAGGAATCGTATACAATCTTTTTTTAGCTACCCTCATGTCAATTGTCCTGCTTTCACTTGCACAGCCGACGGAAGCCGATGGAATCGGATACCTTTTCTTCTATCTGTTGGTTATGAAACTGATGCTGATTAACGTCATATTGGCAGTGTTCAATCTCCTCCCGATACCAAGTTTTGACGGCGCCCATTTCATCAGCTATCTGGCGCTAAAATATAACATACGTGCCGTTGCCGAATTTTTCGCCAAAGCCGAACCTTATGGAATGATTGTTATCATCATCATATTGGTTACTCCGCTCAAAATACCACTGGTTATGTGGCCTATTGAGGCACTGTTACATTTATTATTAAACTAA
- a CDS encoding leucyl aminopeptidase: MNVKLYNQPLEQIGAELTLEFVSSKTLEFHPHHALLSQAGFKAEQEQLCALHEHRLLICGIDKEESDELYRSAMAVAVKAAMNYAYTSLKCAQYSAERFCALIEGVVLGSYKFESYKSEPKPSQLSEVIFSHENNDGSSNDFDALEAVLNRTLIISKATNFVRNLVNQTPDDMTPQQMAVTADALATSNNLECTILDVNGLEDEKMFAMLSVGRGSAHPPRLIHLAYKPENPKKVITLVGKGLTYDSGGLSLKAATSMVTMKMDKAGGCAVMGMIKAISELELDIEVHAFVGAVENMISGNAYKPDDVLRAKNGKTIEVRNTDAEGRLVLADVLGYAQENVKADYLFDFATLTGACMVALGPYTTGVMGHNEALKHSFIEAGASAGEYCGMLPFNRHLKKLIKSDLADVCNVSSKPYGGAITAALFLDNFIDEDMKEKWVHFDIAGSAYTESAWDVHTYGGTGAGVRMTLNWLMEHCK; this comes from the coding sequence GTGAACGTCAAACTGTATAATCAACCACTTGAACAAATCGGGGCCGAACTTACACTGGAATTTGTAAGTTCCAAAACACTCGAATTTCATCCCCACCATGCACTATTATCGCAGGCAGGATTCAAAGCGGAACAGGAACAACTCTGTGCCCTGCATGAACACCGTCTTCTCATCTGCGGTATAGACAAAGAAGAAAGCGACGAGCTCTATCGCTCCGCAATGGCAGTCGCCGTCAAAGCCGCCATGAACTACGCTTACACATCACTCAAATGTGCCCAATATTCCGCTGAACGCTTCTGTGCGTTGATCGAAGGGGTAGTGCTGGGCAGTTACAAATTTGAAAGCTATAAATCCGAGCCGAAACCTTCACAACTTTCCGAAGTCATCTTTTCGCATGAAAACAATGACGGATCATCGAACGATTTCGACGCATTGGAAGCCGTTTTAAACCGAACTCTCATCATTTCCAAAGCGACCAATTTTGTCCGTAATCTGGTCAACCAAACTCCCGATGATATGACGCCTCAGCAGATGGCCGTAACGGCGGATGCTCTCGCGACAAGCAACAACCTCGAATGTACCATTTTAGATGTCAACGGACTTGAAGACGAAAAAATGTTTGCGATGCTCTCTGTCGGACGAGGTTCTGCCCACCCTCCCCGCCTGATTCATCTCGCCTACAAACCTGAGAACCCAAAAAAGGTCATTACCCTCGTCGGTAAAGGTCTCACATACGACAGCGGCGGGCTCAGCCTCAAAGCTGCGACCTCGATGGTCACGATGAAAATGGACAAAGCCGGCGGCTGTGCCGTCATGGGGATGATCAAAGCGATCAGTGAGCTGGAACTCGATATCGAAGTACACGCGTTTGTCGGTGCCGTTGAAAACATGATCAGCGGTAACGCCTACAAACCCGATGACGTCCTCCGTGCCAAAAACGGAAAAACGATCGAAGTACGCAATACCGATGCAGAAGGCCGCCTTGTCCTAGCAGACGTTCTCGGCTATGCGCAGGAAAATGTTAAAGCGGACTATCTCTTCGATTTCGCGACCCTCACAGGTGCTTGTATGGTTGCTCTTGGGCCGTACACGACAGGAGTTATGGGGCATAACGAAGCGCTTAAACATTCGTTTATCGAAGCGGGTGCTTCTGCAGGCGAATACTGCGGTATGCTGCCGTTCAACCGCCACCTCAAAAAACTGATCAAAAGCGACCTTGCCGATGTGTGCAACGTCTCTAGCAAACCTTACGGCGGAGCGATCACGGCCGCGCTGTTCCTCGATAACTTCATCGATGAGGATATGAAAGAGAAATGGGTTCATTTCGATATCGCGGGTTCTGCCTATACCGAAAGCGCATGGGATGTCCATACCTACGGCGGTACGGGTGCAGGTGTCCGTATGACGCTCAACTGGCTCATGGAGCACTGCAAATAA
- the rpiB gene encoding ribose 5-phosphate isomerase B codes for MKFYIATDHAGIDLKDFSVELLRQKGHEVIDLGPFSKERVDYPDYAVKVCESVLADPTAQGILICGSGIGMSMAANRFHGIRAALCHDAYTATVARGHNDANVLCYGERIVGQGVAESILDAWIAGKFEGGRHCGRVDKIEAIQG; via the coding sequence ATGAAATTTTATATCGCTACCGACCATGCCGGAATTGATCTGAAAGATTTTAGTGTAGAACTACTGCGCCAGAAAGGTCACGAAGTCATTGATTTAGGACCTTTTTCAAAAGAGAGAGTCGATTATCCCGATTACGCGGTAAAAGTATGTGAAAGCGTCCTTGCCGATCCAACTGCGCAAGGGATTTTGATCTGCGGTTCAGGAATCGGGATGAGCATGGCAGCTAATCGCTTCCACGGTATCCGTGCAGCACTGTGTCATGATGCCTATACCGCAACTGTTGCACGAGGGCACAACGATGCTAATGTACTGTGCTATGGTGAACGGATTGTAGGGCAAGGTGTTGCCGAATCCATCCTTGATGCATGGATTGCCGGGAAATTTGAAGGAGGCCGTCACTGCGGCCGAGTGGATAAAATCGAAGCTATACAAGGATAA
- a CDS encoding adenine phosphoribosyltransferase, with translation MSLSISDKAILINAIRDIPDFPKPGIIFKDITTLLSDGKAFGVLMQHLHDRYASYDLTHVAGIDARGFIFGAALAQMLGVGFVPIRKKGKLPYTTVSEKYALEYGVDEVEIHIDAFSGVEKPRVLLIDDLIATGGTAYAAANLINKVGAECIEACFVMGLDFLSGQSKLRDLVEVYTVIGVD, from the coding sequence ATGAGTCTCAGCATCAGTGACAAAGCTATTTTGATCAACGCAATTCGCGATATTCCCGATTTTCCAAAACCGGGCATTATTTTTAAAGACATCACAACCCTCCTCTCAGACGGTAAAGCATTCGGTGTTTTAATGCAGCATCTGCACGACCGTTATGCGTCCTATGACCTCACCCACGTTGCCGGAATCGATGCACGCGGTTTTATCTTCGGTGCGGCTTTGGCACAGATGTTGGGTGTCGGCTTTGTCCCTATTCGAAAAAAAGGGAAACTTCCCTACACGACTGTTTCAGAAAAATACGCTCTCGAATACGGTGTGGATGAAGTCGAAATCCATATCGATGCCTTTTCAGGAGTTGAAAAACCGCGTGTCCTCCTCATCGATGATTTGATTGCTACCGGCGGAACAGCGTATGCCGCAGCCAACCTTATCAACAAAGTAGGTGCGGAGTGTATCGAAGCGTGTTTTGTCATGGGACTCGATTTCTTGAGCGGACAATCCAAACTGCGTGATCTAGTTGAAGTCTATACTGTTATTGGAGTTGATTAA
- the ychF gene encoding redox-regulated ATPase YchF yields MGLSIGLVGLPNVGKSTTFNALTKAQNAEAANYPFCTIEPNKATVPVPDVRLNELAKIVNPERIQYSTLDFVDIAGLVKGASKGEGLGNKFLSNIRETEVILQIVRCFEDDNIVHTEGRIDPLLDVEIIENELIFADIEVLTNRIERLKKQAKNEKDAAAMMAFAEELAEFLAEGNLARNFPKADSEMYEKLMSETRLLSAKEIMYGANVDEDGLTEDNEYVVRLREHAAKHGCEVIKLCAKIEEELVGMEDDERDEFLRDMGVEESGLEQIIRKGFDKLGLMSYFTAGVKEVRAWTIHKNTTAPKAAAVIHNDFEKGFIRAEVIGYEDFVACGGEAKSKEAGKMRLEGKEYIVQDGDIMHFRFNV; encoded by the coding sequence ATGGGCTTATCAATCGGACTCGTAGGATTACCAAACGTCGGAAAATCGACCACCTTTAACGCACTTACCAAAGCACAAAACGCCGAAGCGGCGAACTATCCGTTCTGTACGATCGAGCCGAACAAAGCGACCGTTCCGGTACCAGATGTCCGTTTGAATGAACTTGCCAAAATCGTCAACCCTGAACGTATCCAATACTCGACTCTTGATTTCGTCGATATCGCAGGACTCGTTAAGGGTGCGAGCAAAGGTGAAGGTTTGGGGAACAAATTTCTCTCAAACATCCGTGAAACCGAAGTAATCCTGCAAATCGTCCGTTGTTTCGAAGATGACAATATCGTCCATACCGAAGGGCGTATCGATCCGTTGCTTGACGTTGAGATCATCGAAAACGAGCTGATTTTCGCCGATATCGAAGTGTTGACCAACCGTATCGAGCGTCTCAAAAAACAGGCGAAAAACGAAAAAGATGCCGCAGCGATGATGGCGTTTGCCGAAGAGTTGGCAGAGTTTTTGGCGGAAGGGAACCTTGCGCGCAATTTCCCGAAAGCCGATTCGGAAATGTATGAAAAACTGATGAGTGAAACTCGACTTTTGAGTGCTAAAGAGATCATGTACGGTGCCAACGTTGATGAAGACGGTCTCACCGAAGATAATGAATATGTTGTACGTCTTCGCGAACACGCTGCTAAACACGGCTGTGAAGTGATCAAACTCTGCGCAAAAATCGAAGAAGAACTCGTCGGTATGGAAGATGACGAGCGTGATGAGTTCCTACGTGACATGGGTGTCGAAGAATCAGGACTAGAGCAAATCATCCGCAAAGGATTCGATAAACTCGGTCTCATGAGCTACTTCACCGCCGGAGTCAAAGAGGTGCGTGCTTGGACTATTCACAAAAATACGACTGCACCAAAAGCGGCGGCCGTTATCCATAACGACTTTGAAAAAGGATTTATCCGCGCCGAAGTAATCGGATATGAAGACTTCGTTGCCTGCGGCGGCGAAGCCAAATCGAAAGAAGCTGGGAAAATGCGTTTAGAAGGTAAAGAGTATATTGTGCAAGACGGTGATATCATGCACTTTAGATTTAATGTATAA
- a CDS encoding DedA family protein gives MEDLLIGWLREYGYIVLFFWSILEGEMGLIMAGIFSHMGDMSLPVSIAVGGFGGFIGDQIYFYIGRFNKRYIHNKLRSQRRKFAIAHLLLKKYGWPVIFVQRYMYGMRTVIPMAIGLTQYSSRQFAFINFISAIFWASITIIPAYYYGDAILNILKWIKGHWFFAIPLIALAVWGIVSSMNRLEKNLLEKRRERQTV, from the coding sequence GTGGAAGATCTGTTAATTGGGTGGCTTAGAGAATACGGCTACATCGTCCTCTTTTTTTGGAGTATCTTAGAAGGGGAAATGGGTCTTATTATGGCCGGTATCTTTTCCCATATGGGGGACATGTCTCTGCCTGTCTCGATTGCAGTCGGCGGATTCGGCGGATTTATCGGAGATCAGATTTATTTCTATATCGGTCGATTTAACAAACGCTACATCCACAACAAACTCCGTTCACAGCGCCGCAAATTTGCCATTGCCCACCTATTACTCAAAAAATACGGCTGGCCGGTCATCTTTGTCCAACGTTATATGTACGGAATGCGTACCGTCATCCCTATGGCGATCGGCCTGACCCAATATTCCAGCCGGCAGTTTGCTTTTATTAACTTTATTAGTGCTATATTTTGGGCAAGTATCACGATCATCCCTGCCTATTACTACGGTGATGCTATTCTAAATATCCTCAAATGGATAAAAGGACACTGGTTTTTTGCCATTCCTCTGATCGCTTTAGCGGTTTGGGGAATCGTTAGCAGTATGAATCGACTTGAAAAAAATCTTTTGGAGAAACGCCGTGAACGTCAAACTGTATAA
- a CDS encoding type II toxin-antitoxin system RelE/ParE family toxin produces the protein MVSYKIEIKKSAAKEIENLPSVVLKRVVSHIQELANEPRPLGCKKLSGDEKYRLRVGDYRILYEIEDEIVTVYVVKVAHRKEVYRML, from the coding sequence ATGGTAAGCTATAAAATCGAGATCAAAAAATCGGCGGCGAAAGAGATAGAAAATCTCCCCTCAGTTGTTTTGAAAAGGGTTGTTTCTCATATCCAAGAACTCGCTAATGAACCAAGACCGCTCGGGTGTAAAAAACTGAGCGGTGATGAAAAATATCGGCTTAGAGTAGGGGATTATCGGATTTTATACGAGATCGAAGATGAAATCGTGACGGTATATGTCGTTAAAGTGGCGCACCGAAAAGAAGTTTATCGGATGTTATAG